A genomic stretch from Centroberyx gerrardi isolate f3 chromosome 10, fCenGer3.hap1.cur.20231027, whole genome shotgun sequence includes:
- the LOC139931505 gene encoding trace amine-associated receptor 13c-like, with amino-acid sequence MMETLEGGELCFPQLLNTSCRKPMRPHSEAMLLYILLSSISLLTVALNLLVIISISHYRQLHTPTNLFLLSLAVSDLLVGLILMPAQILIGGCWFLGDLICTLYRIVDFIVTSASVGNMVLISVDRYVAICDPLCYPTKITQRRVKIGVCLCWVCSALYNCFLLNDHLRQPYRYNSCVGECVVVLNYIAGAVDLVVTFIGPITVIIVLYMRVFVVAVSQARAMRSHIVAVTLQRSVTVTAKKSEMKAARTLGIVIVVFLICLCPYYYPSLAGQDTLISASSTAIEIWLFYFNSCLNPVIYALFYPWFRKTIKLIVTLQILQPDSCEANIL; translated from the exons atgatggagaccctggaaggaggtgaactctgctttccacagctcctcaacacttcctgcaggaagccAATGCGTCCTCACTCTGAGGCCATGCTCCTCTAcattctgctgtcctccatctctctgctcactgtgGCTCTCAACCTGCTagtcatcatctccatctcccactacaG gcagctccacacccccaccaacctcttcctcctctccctggctgtctcagaCCTCCTTGTGGGCCTCATTCTGATGCCAGCTCAAATCCTCATAGGGGGCTGCTGGTTTCTTGGTGACCTCATTTGCACTCTGTATCGCATTGTAGACTTTATCGTTACCTCTGCCTCAGTGGGAAACATGGTGCTCATATCAGTCGATCGCTATGTGGCTATTTGTGACCCTCTGTGTTACCCCACCAAAATCACTCAGAGAAGAGTCAAAATcggtgtttgtctgtgttgggtctgttctgctctctACAACTGTTTCCTTTTAAATGATCACCTGAGACAACCATACAGGTATAATTCCTGcgttggagagtgtgtggttgtCCTTAACTACATTGCAGGAGCTGTTGACCTTGTTGTGACCTTCATTGGTCCCATTACTGTCATCATAGTTCTGtatatgagagtatttgtggtggctgtgtctcaggctcgtgccatgcgatcccacattgtggctgtcacactccagcgttcagtgactgtaactgctaagaaatctgagatgaaagcagccaggactcttGGTATTGTCATAGTTGTGTTTCTAATATGTCTCTGTCCATATTACTATCCCTCTCTTGCAGGCCAGGACACCTTGATCAGTGCCTCATCTACGGCCATTGAGATATGGCTGTTCTATTTTAATTCATGTCTAAACCCTGTGATCTATGCCTTATTCTATCCCTGGTTTAGAAAAACTATTAAACTCATTGTTACacttcagatactgcagcctgactcctgtgaggccaacatactgtag